The genome window CAATCACTCAAGTTCCCAGTGAGTGTGATGGCCAATCTGCTCTTGCTAAAGTGGTTcaacccccccacctccccccgcaACTGAAAGGCCCAGGTGTTGTCAAATACTCACGCTCCATAAGtggggatgggaggtggtggaggagctGCCCGAAATGTGTTGTACACTGTGCGGCCCCTTCCCCGCAAGTGTGCCCCTCGGTATGCTACTGCTGTTCCTGTGGCTGGGTATGGGAAACCTGTCACTGTCGAAGAGAAAGAAATTTCTATGAGCGTTGCCTGGGAATAACCCTTAACACATTTAAGCATTTAATGCCCATGCCTGTGTGGTAGGcagatcccccccttcccctaaaCTCTGGGTGAGGTTTTTAGATCTATTCCAAGGTGCTAGGAAACTAATACACACATCTCAATCTTCTCTTCCATCTCTCTGTTACGTTCCGATCTGAGATAATCCTTCCACTCCTAATCTCTTTGCCCTTGTCACTCCCTTCTATGGCCTCACAACAAGAGGCATGCAGAATAACCAAAGCATTATTATGCCTCAGTTATGCTTTATGGAAGTCCTAATTCTATCCATCAATgtccctcttcctttttttccctggtTTTTACGAGCAGCAGTGGACAACTGCATATTAGAAACAAGAAATAATTATGACCTGTTACGAAACACAGTGGTCTTTACAAGATCCCTAAGGGGCAACTCTTGCCCTCGGACTTGGCCTGATTCAGATATTGGGCTGTAATCccgaggagaggggagggggaggggtggcatgccatccctcccttgcatgccaccctctctccccttcccgcccttgcatgccacccctcccctccctccactagggtgggtgtgccatgtccagatgccaggccccctccccttccctcactcgcatgccactcccactcccactccctccccttcccttgcatgcctcccctccctcccttccccctccctctgctagcgtgggtggggcaggtccagatgctgaacccccttccctcccctcccttgcataccacccctcccctccctctctccccctgaTTCAGACATTACCTGCATAGAACTCAGGGCCATAGACAGTGCCCACTACAGGGTTCAGCTTCCAACCTAtatagagaaaaacaaacaaacaaggagcCATGAGAATACACTTTAAGTCCTATCTGCCCGCTACTTCTGTCCCTTCTTCCTTTATGCCTGAGTCTTGCCACTTCTGTTCCCTGAAATGTGTCACAAAACCAGGCTTCCCCACATCACATGTTTTGCACCTCTTGTAGCCCCTCCAACTTCCAGTAAACAGCCCCACTCCAAAGCTGAAGGTAATAAAAGGGCCTGCAAGGTAATAAAAGGGCCTGCAAGCTTGGCAGACATCACCCCCTCTCCAGTTCTGCGCTCCCCTTCCCATTACCATTTGTGTAGGGATTGGCCGCCTTCTTGTTTGTCATTACCCGTGCTGTGGCATTGTTGACCTGTGGAGATAAAGAGCAGAGAAAGTGTGTGATTGACAGGacttggaccaaacttcaccctGATATAAAGCATGATATCCAAAACAGGTATACAAGGAAAGTTTCAGGATTCACAAACATCATTTgggaccctggttcaaatccgtCCTCATAGGAGATGCTCTGCCCGCAGTGCCAGATCCAACTGAAAATTCTTGATTTCTTCCTCTTGGGATCTCTTTCAAAATGCCCTTTGCTCTCCAACTTGCAGCCCCTTGTGGAGCACGGACGTAAGGTGCAAAAGAGTGCAAAAATCCTGGAAGGTTTGCCACATTCCTGAAACTTCCCCTTACACAATTCCAATGTCACATTCACAACTAAACATGCAGGGCCCTGCCCAGGCTGCATGCACAGAGGAACGATCACTTGCTGGACACCATGCCACACAAGAAAGTACATAAGAAACCAAGCCCAGAGCAAAATGGCAGGAGATTGAGTGAAACGCTGTCTGGATAAACACTGCACTACTTCCTCTCCACACAGCTCTGGTTTACCAGAACTAAGCGGCTCTGGCAGGAGCCACTCACGCAACAGGCATGATCCTTACgcggcagctcatgccccagtgGAAGCAAAAAGGGCCATGCCAGCTGCCTTAGGACAAAACCAAGCCATTTCTCATTAGCACTGTTTAATTCAAtacttaatattttatatatatgtatcaaGAAAACAGGAAATAATGGCAGCCAAATGACAAACCTCCCCTAGGCCTAGGCACCTCAAGCCCATGCCAGCTGCAGCTGGTTTCGTAATCTGGAAAATGCCAGGGACTCTTGGTCTTGCTTCCTTCAGGTTGGCCAAAACATCTGGCCATACCCCAGTGGAAAAGATGCtgacttcctttcctttccttccattccacccccctcctcctctcaccCTCTGGGCATCAACAGCACAAGGCATGCAACATCCATCCGCCCGACTGCTTGTCCTGTGAGGCTCAAGAGGAAGAACGGTCaacagggatggggtgggggagagcacaCAGGGCTCCTCGTGCCCGACGCAGAGCAGGCAGTGCACTTGGCCGCACCTCAATTTTGCGTCCTTCTACGATGGTGCCGTTCAGCTTCTCCCGTGCCCGATCGGCATCTGCACTAGTTTCAAAAGTTACAAACCCAAAACCCTGTGAGTGGGGGacagaaaaggaaacagagagagagagagagatgggaagggaaagaggcaagaggaagagaaaaggatggtgagagagagagagagaaagagagagagagagagagagagaaggggggtgggagggacaggACAGAGAGAAGGGGTGAGTAAGGAGCAGCAGAGACAGAGACTCCCGGGGCCCGGGAGAAGAGGCAGGATGTGGACTTCCCAAATCACCCCAAGgactggggggaaggggcaatGGAAGGAGAAGGGGGTAGGGTAAGGTTGGAGAGGAGTGAGACAGACACTGCCTTCCTGAGGGATGATAGCTGCACATCAACATATGGCAGAGAGAGTTTACTAGGTCTGAAGGAAATGGGTCCCCAGGGGGCAACGGATGGATGTCAGTCATGAGCTGTGGTTCTGGTATTTGCAATGGAATCTGCGCAGCCCTGGAGTCATGTTTTTTCCTGGAAAATGAAAGGCGGTCGTAGGAAGATTTTTTAACGGGACTGAGAACCAGTACTGAAACTGACCAGGGCTTGGGAAACAGGCCCATGATGTCATGCAGCAGGGTTGGAGATCCCCTTTTTTATCTGTCTGTAACATACTGGCATATTTGATAGTCACATGTGACACAGGCCCTGACTAGTCACACACCTGCTGCCAGTTCCTTTCCCACCCCTTGGATTACAAAAGAGGTGTTTCTGCAGCtgggtgcttttccaggctgctgCTCTCGCAAGTGTTGGCTGGGGGTGTGGGAGTGGGTGGGCTTTGTTTTCCAGCAAGAAAACCTGTGCTATGGTGacagggggcggggagagaggcAGATGAGAAAGCGGAGAAAGAAAACTCCCTGCGAGTGGCCATTTGCCCGAGACAGAAACAGACCAGTCTCTCCCCATCTTGGGCGACCAGCGGCACGAGGCCTTGATCCTGAGAGGCGGCAGTGACAAAGTGACCAGCTGGTGGCTGCAGCATAGATGTGCGTTCAGCTTGCTGATCTATTGCAACCGCTTCTAATGAAAGAGAGAGCCCATTCACAGCACTGCGAGACTCTGTGTAATAGATATCTGTCTTTTCCTTAGAGTTCTTTACCAGTTGAAAGGAATTTGAAAACCTGTCACATTCTGAGCACCTCGTTCCTTCAGGGAAATAAAGTTCAGACCACGTCAAAAATGTTTtggtgtttgtttctttaaaaggcAACTGTATTGCCGTGCTCATATTTTCTGCCTTCAACCTTTGGTGCCAAGTTGCCGCGTATAAAATACAGCATTTCTTCTATGAGAATGATTGCTCGTTACACCACAATTGAGTGTTCTTCTCCtgctttaaattgctgtttttatataaGCTGGTGGCTACTAGTTTATCATCTTAGAAAGTTATGCCGTTATGAATTCAGAAAggggaaaatacaaaaaacctgtGCAATAAGTACTATAAATTCTGCACATCAGCATTAGGGTGGAAAGTTCACATCAGAATGCGATTAATACCGTGGCTGCAGAGTTGTGCAGGTGGGGAGGGGTAGCTTAAATGAGTGAGGCACCGAGAGGGGGTGGTAAAGAGAACGGGAAGGATAGGAGTGAGTGGGCAGAATGAAATACTGAAAGGGCAGGTTGGCCCACTGGGAAGATGCACCCATGTTGAGACTAGGCCCCAACCAGACACCAACACGTTGAACCCACCTTCGAGCCACGTTCATTGAAAATGATCTCAACATCCAGGATCTTTCCAAATTGCTGAAAAGAAGGGCAAACAGATTATGAAAATGGGACCCAGGCAAACATTTTCTTGCCACCCTATCTTGGCAATGTAAACCCTTCTGCTTTGTTTTATTCCCTCTCCCTGGGCACTGAACTCAGACCACTGCCAGAATCAGAGGCcgttctcagaagaagaagagttggatttatatcccctttctctcctgtaaggagactcaaaggggctgacaatctcctttcctttcccccctcaaaacaaacaccctgtgaggtaggtggggctgagagagctccaaagaactgtgactagcccaaggtcacccagctggcatgtgttggagtgcacaagctaatctggttcaccagataagcctccacagctcaagcggcagagcgtggaatcaaacccggttctccagattagagcacccgctcttaaccactacaccaccctgtctACACAGAAGCGCAAGGATCTGTCACCACGTTCAGACATCATGCTTCTCATTATATTGTATTCCCATTGGCCAAGGGGTCCCACTGCCGTCCCTTGGGAGcacagcagcaactggatggCTACTCCATCATTTCAGCAGCATCTGTGCATTTTCTGTTCTGAAACACAGAGCTGCTCCATTTAAAACATGCTGGGCTGATAAGGCCAGTCAATCTGCTGGGGCTCAGGGTCATGAGAAATGGAGGGCGCTCCTGCCATGGTGAGGCTTAATCAGGGAGTTCttgaagggaaggaagagagtgaGAATGCTGAATTCCACTCATGGCTCTGCAAGGCTGACCCAGAGGCCATTACTGTCCATAAAGAAGCTAAGCAGAAGCTGTTCAGTCAGGACTCATGGACTCTGGGTCAAGCTTGGGAAGGGCATTTTGTCTTCACAGCTTTGCTTTTACCGCTTCCAGGGACTCTGAACTTCCTGGGGACACGCAAGCGTGAGTGTGGTATGTGGAAATTACTTACCCCAAACATTTGCCGCAGGTCAGGGTCCCGAAAACGAAAAGGGATGTTGGAAACATGTAGCCGTTTGGGCTGCTGCTTATCGGAGCCACTCTCCGGCGGGTGTAGCGTCTGGCTGTCTGTCTGTGCCACTTCATCTGTCTGCTGAGGGGACATATTTCCACCGTCACTTCAGCACTGATCCAAACATCTGGGTATGGGCATGTTTCTGGCCACACCTTGTAATGGGCACAGCTGTTGGTGAGTGGGTTTTGCTTGTCACAAATGGGTTTAGGTGGGGAtatcagccctccagatgtttgac of Sphaerodactylus townsendi isolate TG3544 linkage group LG03, MPM_Stown_v2.3, whole genome shotgun sequence contains these proteins:
- the RBFOX3 gene encoding RNA binding protein fox-1 homolog 3 isoform X11, whose translation is MAQPYPPATYPPPPQNGIPAEYAPPPHPHPAQDYSGQSTVPEHALTLYTPAQSHTEQPGTDASTQSIAGTQTVPQTDEVAQTDSQTLHPPESGSDKQQPKRLHVSNIPFRFRDPDLRQMFGQFGKILDVEIIFNERGSKGFGFVTFETSADADRAREKLNGTIVEGRKIEVNNATARVMTNKKAANPYTNGWKLNPVVGTVYGPEFYAVTGFPYPATGTAVAYRGAHLRGRGRTVYNTFRAAPPPPPIPTYGATLFSEQAPLKVVYQDGFYGAEIYGGYAAYRYAQPAAAAAAYSDRVGNSATPQFLTLPPVFAPSYGRVYAAADPYHHTIGPAATYSIGTMASLYRGGYSRFTPY